From the Elusimicrobiota bacterium genome, one window contains:
- a CDS encoding glycosyltransferase family 2 protein, protein MRRSLVLLTFNEIEAAPKVLPTVPLAAADEVFAVDGGSKDGTIDFLKSKGLRVVVQERRGRGVAFQLGMREARGENVVFFSLDGNEEPADIPRLFAELEKGADMAIASRMMEGAVNEEDVQLLRLRKWVNQTFTLIANLLWNGGPYVTDTINGFRGLRKTAFERMKADAPGFVIEYQMSIRAMKLGLRVVEIPTRENQRAGGESTAESLPVGIVFLKQLWKELLLGRRF, encoded by the coding sequence GTGAGGCGGAGCCTGGTCCTACTGACGTTCAACGAGATCGAGGCCGCGCCGAAGGTCCTGCCGACGGTGCCGCTCGCGGCGGCCGACGAGGTCTTCGCCGTGGACGGCGGTTCGAAGGACGGGACGATCGATTTCCTCAAGTCGAAGGGTCTGCGCGTCGTCGTGCAGGAGCGACGCGGCCGCGGCGTCGCCTTCCAGCTCGGCATGCGCGAAGCCCGGGGAGAGAACGTCGTCTTCTTCAGCCTCGACGGCAACGAGGAGCCGGCCGACATCCCCCGGCTCTTCGCCGAGCTCGAGAAGGGCGCCGACATGGCCATCGCTTCGCGGATGATGGAGGGCGCGGTCAACGAGGAGGACGTCCAGCTCCTGCGCCTGCGCAAGTGGGTGAACCAGACCTTCACGCTCATCGCGAACCTGCTCTGGAACGGCGGGCCCTACGTCACGGACACCATCAACGGCTTCCGCGGTCTGCGCAAGACGGCCTTCGAGCGCATGAAGGCCGACGCCCCGGGCTTCGTCATCGAATACCAGATGTCCATCCGCGCCATGAAGCTCGGCCTGCGCGTCGTCGAGATCCCCACCCGCGAGAACCAGCGCGCCGGCGGCGAGAGCACGGCGGAATCCCTGCCCGTGGGGATCGTCTTCCTCAAGCAGCTCTGGAAGGAGCTCCTGCTGGGGCGGCGCTTCTGA
- a CDS encoding metallopeptidase TldD-related protein produces the protein MKILFPLLLLALPLRAAETSADEEALDVAVRTEIARATSTLRVDDNPAPYFIAARVADAERSTLRCVLGGLGSRVQSAERELTVDLRVGSPQLDNHPAGPWVADRGRQLPRDGDVKALRHMLWVQFDRDYRGALSGWLGRKAQRVRKGKADYECDDLAPEPPHVLVEPAPAAPRIPAQGGEALCRTLSAGMRRPQLTSSEVILSEERGRRRLWTSEGTRLLLDEGHAALTLYARALSREGTELTLNRSFLAPDADRLPSAQRLRAEAAGLLEDIDALRAAPSTAPFNAPALLDPSVAAAVLEAFSARLSGEEQRDPAGAQTFGGKLGARVAPAFLTLVDDPTLSEYRGRALLGGYRADDEGVPARAVTLIEKGRLRNYLLSRYPLSGALRSNGHGRAASGRLPKGRASNLFLRPARTLSRDALLARLRALCRARGLPYGLWIQRRNSWTQRSGTSGRQSFRLVPTRVYLVDAASGARTLVRDLDLVGTPLALIERVAEAGDDYEVVDSELDRDSGRLPMSVVTPSLLLSEAELQSSSAKPERPPVLPAPGF, from the coding sequence ATGAAGATCCTTTTCCCGCTGCTCCTGCTCGCCCTGCCGCTGCGCGCCGCGGAGACCTCGGCCGACGAGGAGGCGTTGGATGTCGCGGTGCGCACCGAGATCGCGCGCGCCACCTCGACGCTGCGCGTCGACGACAACCCCGCCCCGTATTTCATCGCCGCTCGGGTCGCGGACGCGGAGCGCTCCACGCTGCGCTGCGTCCTCGGCGGCCTCGGCTCCCGCGTGCAGAGCGCGGAGCGCGAACTCACCGTCGACCTGCGCGTCGGTTCCCCTCAGCTCGACAACCACCCCGCCGGTCCGTGGGTCGCCGACCGCGGACGCCAGCTCCCGCGCGACGGCGACGTGAAGGCTCTGCGCCACATGCTCTGGGTCCAGTTCGACCGAGACTACCGAGGAGCGCTCTCCGGCTGGCTCGGCCGCAAGGCGCAGCGCGTGCGCAAGGGCAAGGCCGACTATGAGTGCGACGACCTCGCGCCCGAGCCGCCGCATGTCCTCGTCGAACCGGCCCCCGCCGCCCCGCGCATCCCCGCGCAGGGGGGGGAGGCGCTCTGCCGGACCCTCAGCGCCGGGATGCGCCGCCCCCAGCTCACCAGCTCCGAGGTCATCCTTTCGGAGGAGCGCGGCCGCCGGCGCCTGTGGACGAGCGAAGGCACCCGGCTCCTCCTCGATGAGGGTCACGCCGCGCTGACGCTCTACGCCCGCGCGCTCAGCCGCGAGGGGACCGAGCTCACGCTCAATCGCAGCTTCCTCGCCCCCGACGCGGACCGCCTGCCTTCCGCGCAGCGCCTGCGGGCCGAGGCCGCGGGCCTCCTCGAAGACATCGACGCCCTGCGCGCGGCGCCGTCGACCGCGCCCTTCAACGCCCCGGCGCTCCTCGACCCCAGCGTCGCCGCGGCGGTGCTGGAGGCTTTCTCGGCGCGGCTCTCGGGAGAGGAGCAGCGCGACCCCGCGGGGGCGCAGACCTTCGGCGGCAAGCTCGGCGCCCGCGTGGCGCCGGCCTTCCTCACGCTCGTCGACGACCCGACCCTCTCGGAATATCGCGGCCGCGCGCTGCTGGGCGGCTACCGGGCCGACGACGAGGGGGTGCCGGCACGGGCGGTGACGCTCATCGAGAAAGGGCGGCTCAGGAACTACCTGCTCTCGCGCTACCCGCTCTCCGGCGCCCTGCGCTCCAACGGGCATGGGCGCGCGGCGTCGGGCCGTCTGCCCAAGGGGCGCGCATCGAACCTCTTCCTGCGCCCGGCCCGGACGCTCTCCCGCGACGCCCTGCTCGCGCGCCTGCGCGCTCTCTGCCGCGCCAGGGGGCTGCCCTACGGGCTCTGGATCCAGCGCCGCAACTCCTGGACCCAGCGTTCGGGGACCTCGGGCCGTCAGTCCTTCCGTCTCGTTCCCACGCGCGTCTATCTGGTGGACGCCGCGAGCGGCGCGCGGACCCTCGTGCGGGACCTGGACCTGGTGGGGACCCCGCTCGCCCTCATCGAACGCGTCGCCGAGGCCGGCGACGACTACGAGGTCGTGGATTCCGAACTGGACCGGGATTCGGGGCGCCTGCCGATGAGCGTCGTCACGCCCTCGCTGCTCCTCTCGGAAGCGGAACTGCAGAGCTCGAGCGCGAAGCCCGAGCGGCCGCCGGTCCTGCCTGCACCCGGGTTCTAA
- a CDS encoding TldD/PmbA family protein, with product MEAELARSMKGLSLEGEGPPYFLLYRLTERRTRSWSASLGAPLGRSEREERTLYVEARVGSPKLDNTGPGYNGVSSQATGGGETLRHQLWRLTDAAYKSALAGWLEKKARRAVEPDPDGLPDFSVETPARDEEPSPVSEPGDWPERVRALSTVFRGRPHLLDGHAYVDLPWTRRWLMTTEGTRIASPAEQAPARLVAFARTRAEDGMELEAQRSWVSRTADGLPSLEVARAGLVKMLDELMADRAAPLQEPVAAPALADPDFSSVLFHEALGHKLEGQRQRDPAQSGLFRDRVGQRILPEFISLYDDPTLEELGGKPSHGGYRYDDEGVAARRATLVDHGVLKGFLMSRWPAKGFPASNGHGRAEPSRHPVARMAVLVVEAHVRTPVAELKRRLMRLCRESGKSYGFLLVGAYSGQNDVSRALAQTLEVRPRRVLRVDARTGKETPVRGVKLVGTPLTLLNRIVAAGDDTAPLNTHHCGAESGMVSVGQAAPSLLISEAEFQRLPEERARLPVLPSPLER from the coding sequence ATGGAGGCGGAGCTCGCGCGCTCGATGAAGGGGCTCTCCCTCGAAGGCGAGGGGCCGCCCTACTTCCTCCTCTACCGGCTCACCGAGCGGCGGACCCGCAGCTGGTCGGCTTCCCTCGGGGCGCCGCTCGGCCGCTCCGAGCGCGAGGAGCGCACGCTCTACGTGGAAGCCCGCGTCGGCTCCCCGAAGCTCGACAACACGGGGCCGGGCTACAACGGCGTCAGCTCCCAGGCCACCGGCGGGGGCGAGACCCTGCGCCATCAGCTCTGGCGGCTCACGGACGCGGCGTACAAGAGCGCGCTCGCCGGCTGGCTCGAGAAGAAGGCCCGCCGCGCCGTGGAGCCGGACCCCGACGGGCTCCCCGACTTCTCCGTTGAGACCCCCGCGCGCGACGAGGAGCCTTCGCCCGTCTCCGAGCCGGGAGACTGGCCGGAGCGCGTGCGCGCCCTCTCGACGGTCTTCCGGGGCCGCCCGCATCTCCTCGACGGACACGCCTACGTCGACCTTCCGTGGACGCGGCGCTGGCTGATGACCACCGAGGGGACCCGCATCGCCTCCCCGGCGGAACAGGCGCCGGCGCGTCTGGTCGCCTTCGCGCGCACGCGCGCGGAGGACGGGATGGAGCTCGAGGCCCAGCGGAGCTGGGTCTCCCGAACGGCCGATGGACTACCCTCCCTCGAGGTGGCCCGCGCGGGCCTCGTGAAGATGCTCGACGAGCTCATGGCCGACCGCGCCGCGCCGCTACAGGAGCCCGTCGCGGCGCCCGCGCTCGCCGACCCGGATTTCTCCTCCGTGCTCTTCCATGAGGCGCTGGGCCACAAGCTCGAGGGCCAGCGTCAGCGCGACCCCGCGCAGAGCGGACTCTTCCGCGACCGGGTCGGCCAGCGCATCCTGCCCGAGTTCATCAGCCTCTACGACGACCCGACGCTCGAGGAGCTCGGGGGGAAGCCGTCGCACGGCGGCTACCGCTACGACGACGAGGGGGTCGCGGCACGGCGCGCGACGCTCGTCGACCACGGCGTGCTGAAGGGCTTCCTGATGTCGCGCTGGCCCGCGAAGGGCTTTCCGGCTTCGAACGGGCACGGCCGCGCCGAGCCGTCCCGGCATCCCGTCGCCCGGATGGCGGTGCTCGTCGTCGAGGCCCATGTCCGGACGCCGGTCGCCGAGCTCAAGCGCCGCCTCATGCGTCTATGCCGCGAGAGCGGCAAGTCCTACGGCTTCCTCCTCGTGGGCGCGTATTCCGGCCAGAACGACGTCTCCCGCGCCCTGGCGCAGACCCTCGAGGTGCGGCCGCGGCGCGTGCTGCGGGTGGACGCGCGCACGGGGAAGGAGACCCCGGTGCGAGGGGTGAAGCTCGTCGGCACTCCGCTGACCCTCCTCAACCGCATCGTCGCCGCGGGCGACGACACGGCTCCGCTCAACACCCACCATTGCGGAGCCGAATCCGGGATGGTCTCCGTCGGCCAGGCCGCGCCGAGCCTCCTCATCTCGGAGGCCGAGTTCCAGCGGCTTCCCGAGGAGCGCGCGCGTCTCCCCGTGCTGCCCTCGCCCCTCGAGCGATGA